AACAGTTGCTTTGTCACAAATTGCCTTCACCTCATTCAATTTATGACTAATAAAAATGATGGTTTTATTATTATCTCTAAAAATTTTCATTGTTTCTAACAAACCATTGATTTCTTGTGGATTTAAAACAGCGGTTGGTTCATCAAAAATCAAAATATCAGCATCACGATAGAGCATTTTTAAAATTTCAACTTTTTGTTGGGTTCCGACAGTTGCATTCCCTGTTTTTTGGTCTAAATCAAATTTTAAATTGTATTTCTTTTGAATTAATTCAATTTTAGTTCTAGCTATTTTTTTGTCTAAAAAATGATTTTTTTCAAATTCTTCACCTAAAATTATGTTTTCTAAATTTGTATAAGATTTTACTAATTTAAAATGTTGATGCACCATACCAATACCTAGATTATTAGCTTGATTTGGATTTTGAATAAAAATATTATGATTATTAACTTTTATTTTACCTTCTGTTGGATTATAAAGACCAAATAAAATAGACATTAATGTACTTTTACCAGCACCATTTTCACCTATTAATGCATGTATTGTTCCTTTTTCAATTGCAATATTAATATTTTTATTTGCATAAAAATTACCAAAAGCTTTTGAAATGTTGATAAACTCAATTGCATAATCTTTTTTCATACATCTCCTTTCATTATTTATATTTTATTTTTTAATTATAAATTAAAATTAAATTATCAAAATAAAATATTGCATTTTTAATGCAAAATAACATTAATATACTTAAAAATATAAACTATAAAAAAAATTGCTTTTAAGTTTTTTAAACTTTAGCAATTTTTAAATTATTGTTTTATTATAATTCATCAGGGTTTTTGTTAATATGAACACTTTCAATCAAACCATCTGAAAGTGTAATTACTTTATCACAGGCTTTTGCAATTGAAGGATCGTGAGAAACAATTATAACTGTGGTTTTATATTTTTTATTAATATATTTTAATGACTTCATAACTATTTTAGATGTTGCTTCATCTAAAGCACCAGTTGGCTCATCAGCAAAAATAATATCTGCATTTTTAGCTAATGCTCTTAAAATACTTATTCTTTGTTGCTGACCTCCAGACATTTGTGAAGGGTATTTATATTTAATATTTTCAATTTCAAATTCTTTAAATAATTCATCAATATTTAAAATTTTACTTTTATCTTTTTGCAAATAAGCACCTGTTAAAACATTGTCATAACCATTTAAATTTTGAAGTAAATTATAGCTTTGAAAAATAAAACTAATTTTTTCTCTTCTAAATTTGGTTAATTTAGAATTAGAAAAATATGTTAGATTGTTATTTGACACAATCACTTCCCCATCAGAAGCGCGATCAAGACCTGAAATAATATTTAATAATGTTGATTTACCTGAACCTGATTTACCAAATAAAACTGCAAATTCACTTTTTTTAATTGACAAACTCACACCTTTAAGAACTTCAGTTACAACTTGACCAGATAAATATGATTTTTTAACATTATACAAATCAATAATATTATCATCTTTATTTTGGCTTAAAATTGTTCCTATTTTTTTCTTTGGTTTATTATTTGCTTTTTTAATTTTAGCCACTTCTCTTTTTGATAATATATTAACTTCTTTTGTACTACTTTTTATAGTATTGTCATTTTGCTTTTTTTTCTTTCAAAAAATCATTATTTTCCTTTCAAAATATAAATTGCTTTAATTTTATTTAATTTTATTCATGAAATAATAGAAGTTAAAATAAAGACAATAATAATAATACTTGTTGAAGCAATAATATGTCATCATTCTAAACTTAAACTTAATCAAATTAAGTTTGCACCAACTATAAAACTGTTAAATACAGAAATAGTTAATAATAAGATTGGAATTGAAATAAGTGTAGCAATAATGATAAGCGGGAAATAAACGCCAAAAAATAGTTTTATTTTTTCTTTGTTGTTGTAACCTAAAATAGAAAAAATAGAAATATTTTTTTCATTTTCAGCAATTATCATTGTTGAAATCATTATTAAGATAATGTTGGAAACAATAAAGAAAATTGAAATAATTCAAAGAGTTAATTTAGATATTGTTTTTGAAATTCCTGATACAAAACCAACTTCAATTTCTTTAGCATTTACGTTTGTTGATAAAATTGTATAAGCTTTATCACTATAAATAGAAATAAAATTCTCTAATGCTTGCTTTATAAATTCTTTCTTTTCTTCAGCATATTGTAAATTTTTTAATACTTCATAATCTAATGAAATTGTATCTTTTAGTTCTTCAATTTTTTGATTTTGTTGTTCATAACCCAGATCT
This Mesomycoplasma neurolyticum DNA region includes the following protein-coding sequences:
- a CDS encoding ABC transporter ATP-binding protein codes for the protein MIFWKKKKQNDNTIKSSTKEVNILSKREVAKIKKANNKPKKKIGTILSQNKDDNIIDLYNVKKSYLSGQVVTEVLKGVSLSIKKSEFAVLFGKSGSGKSTLLNIISGLDRASDGEVIVSNNNLTYFSNSKLTKFRREKISFIFQSYNLLQNLNGYDNVLTGAYLQKDKSKILNIDELFKEFEIENIKYKYPSQMSGGQQQRISILRALAKNADIIFADEPTGALDEATSKIVMKSLKYINKKYKTTVIIVSHDPSIAKACDKVITLSDGLIESVHINKNPDEL